A window of the Bacillus sp. A301a_S52 genome harbors these coding sequences:
- the glsA gene encoding glutaminase A: protein MKICEDCEALHVMVQEAVQIAPKGKVADYIPALSDKNPHTLSLAVFEGDGPCVTAGDTSEMFTLQSVSKVISLALALMDNGEAGVFDKVGMEPTGDPFNSIIKLETHSPSKPLNPMINAGALAVTSMISGHSVDEKLGRLLSFIHDMTGDTSISYNEEVAKSEYDTAHLNRSLAYFLKQHHVLNDKVEDLLELYTKQCAIEVDATALAKIGYIIANEGRHTESSRPIIPLHIARILKTFMVTCGMYNASGEFAIKVGFPAKSGVSGAIMAAIPHGAGIGIYGPALDERGNSLAGMKLLEALSQRYRLSIF from the coding sequence ATGAAAATATGTGAGGATTGTGAAGCATTACATGTTATGGTACAGGAGGCTGTTCAAATAGCTCCGAAAGGAAAAGTAGCAGATTATATTCCGGCTTTGAGTGATAAGAATCCTCATACTTTATCTTTAGCTGTTTTTGAAGGTGATGGACCATGTGTTACAGCGGGGGATACGTCAGAGATGTTTACACTTCAAAGTGTCTCAAAAGTGATTTCATTAGCTCTCGCTCTAATGGATAATGGGGAAGCTGGTGTATTTGACAAAGTAGGTATGGAACCAACTGGCGACCCATTTAATTCAATTATTAAGCTTGAAACACATAGCCCGTCAAAACCGCTTAATCCGATGATAAACGCTGGAGCTTTAGCAGTAACATCTATGATTAGTGGTCACTCAGTTGACGAAAAACTAGGTCGTCTTCTTTCATTTATCCATGACATGACCGGAGATACTTCAATTTCGTACAATGAGGAAGTTGCTAAATCTGAATACGACACGGCACATTTAAACCGCTCTTTAGCCTATTTTCTAAAACAACATCACGTGTTAAATGATAAAGTAGAAGATTTACTAGAACTTTATACGAAACAGTGTGCTATAGAGGTTGATGCTACAGCCTTGGCGAAAATTGGTTATATTATTGCTAATGAAGGGAGGCACACTGAATCATCACGACCAATTATTCCGTTGCATATTGCTCGAATTCTTAAGACATTTATGGTCACATGTGGCATGTATAATGCATCAGGGGAATTTGCTATTAAAGTGGGTTTTCCGGCTAAAAGTGGGGTTTCAGGGGCTATTATGGCTGCAATTCCACATGGAGCAGGTATCGGTATTTATGGCCCGGCACTTGATGAAAGAGGAAATAGCTTAGCAGGGATGAAATTGTTAGAAGCGTTATCGCAAAGATACAGGTTAAGCATTTTTTGA
- the coxB gene encoding cytochrome c oxidase subunit II, with the protein MKYLWRLLPISFIVLLSGCGVENLSALDPQGPVAEMQFSLIQLSLYIMIFVLVVVFAIYIFVIFKFRERPGDTHIPKQVHGNRTLEFIWTTIPILLLLMLAIPNVMDTFTLANVEVEQLEATEEGEEGIDYVRVQVTAHQFWWEFDYPDYEITAGQDMYIPTDTRIIIELLASDVQHSFWVPALAGKQDNVPGIQNDMWFEAPNEGVYMGKCTELCGPSHWLMDFKVIAVDPDTFDTWATNMAEPPSHVTEPEETVAADGRTVFEQSCISCHAVGAEGGNIGPDLTNFGEREVIAGYLEYDMDNLEAWLRDTQEYKPGNEMPSFNAEAINDEEMEALLDYLDSLKVLEE; encoded by the coding sequence ATGAAGTATTTGTGGCGACTGCTTCCTATATCTTTCATCGTACTGCTGAGTGGTTGTGGAGTGGAGAACTTGTCTGCTCTGGATCCACAGGGACCTGTTGCAGAAATGCAATTTTCCTTAATACAGCTCAGCTTGTATATTATGATTTTCGTACTTGTTGTCGTGTTTGCTATTTACATTTTTGTCATTTTTAAATTCCGGGAGCGTCCGGGGGATACACATATTCCGAAACAAGTCCATGGGAATCGAACATTAGAATTTATTTGGACAACGATTCCAATTTTACTTCTGCTCATGCTTGCTATTCCTAACGTGATGGATACATTCACGCTTGCGAACGTGGAAGTTGAGCAGCTGGAAGCGACTGAAGAAGGGGAAGAAGGCATTGATTATGTACGGGTGCAAGTGACAGCTCATCAATTCTGGTGGGAATTTGATTACCCAGATTATGAGATCACCGCAGGTCAGGATATGTACATTCCGACAGATACACGAATTATTATTGAATTGCTAGCATCGGACGTACAGCATTCATTCTGGGTTCCGGCTTTAGCAGGGAAACAGGATAACGTGCCTGGTATTCAAAACGACATGTGGTTTGAAGCCCCTAATGAAGGCGTTTATATGGGGAAGTGTACAGAACTTTGCGGACCATCACATTGGTTGATGGATTTTAAAGTTATTGCGGTTGACCCTGACACTTTCGACACTTGGGCTACTAACATGGCAGAACCACCATCACATGTCACTGAACCTGAAGAAACGGTTGCCGCTGATGGTAGAACAGTGTTCGAACAATCCTGTATAAGTTGTCACGCGGTTGGAGCAGAGGGTGGAAATATCGGCCCTGACTTAACTAACTTCGGTGAAAGAGAAGTTATCGCAGGTTATCTTGAGTATGATATGGATAATTTAGAAGCGTGGTTACGGGATACCCAAGAGTATAAACCAGGCAATGAAATGCCTAGCTTTAATGCGGAAGCAATAAATGATGAAGAAATGGAAGCACTTCTCGACTATCTAGATAGCTTAAAAGTACTGGAAGAATAG
- a CDS encoding protoheme IX farnesyltransferase has product MTNREVIRLGKSSTLASAESLDGVHQPVETEQSDKAGFREYLAISKTGIVMSNLITTFAGLYLAAYYTGTSLGSDPLTAMLTLVGAALIMAGGCALNNYIDRDIDYKMERTRERPSVNGQLTGRQTLTYGLSVSLIGAAFLAMTTPMSAVIGVAGLIIYVVLYSMWTKRTTTLNTIVGSFAGAVPPLIGWAAIDPGLHPYAWSMFLIMFIWQPPHFLALAMKRADEYKAAGIPMLPVVAGFAVTKRQIVWYVAALIPVSLLVSDFGVIYTIAACVLGGGWLILGLAGFRMNDDLKWARQMFVFSLNYLTILFVLMVIVHMF; this is encoded by the coding sequence ATGACGAATCGGGAGGTGATTCGATTGGGAAAATCAAGTACATTGGCTTCGGCAGAATCCTTAGATGGTGTTCATCAGCCTGTTGAAACTGAGCAAAGTGATAAGGCAGGATTTCGTGAGTATTTGGCAATATCAAAGACTGGCATTGTTATGTCCAATCTCATAACCACTTTTGCTGGGTTATATCTGGCGGCTTATTATACAGGAACCTCATTAGGGAGTGATCCCTTAACGGCAATGTTGACATTAGTCGGAGCTGCTCTGATTATGGCAGGCGGTTGTGCACTTAATAATTATATCGATCGTGATATTGATTATAAAATGGAACGCACGAGAGAAAGACCGAGTGTGAATGGACAGCTTACAGGGCGCCAAACGTTAACATATGGCCTTTCAGTATCACTTATTGGAGCAGCATTTTTAGCTATGACGACACCAATGTCTGCAGTGATTGGTGTTGCGGGTTTAATTATTTACGTCGTGTTATATTCGATGTGGACGAAACGTACGACAACGTTAAATACGATAGTAGGGAGCTTTGCGGGAGCAGTACCACCACTTATTGGGTGGGCAGCGATTGACCCGGGTTTACATCCTTATGCTTGGTCCATGTTCCTAATTATGTTTATTTGGCAGCCTCCTCATTTCTTAGCGCTTGCCATGAAGCGAGCCGATGAGTACAAGGCAGCAGGTATTCCAATGCTTCCAGTAGTTGCAGGTTTTGCTGTGACTAAGAGACAAATTGTATGGTATGTAGCAGCATTGATTCCTGTGTCATTATTAGTATCAGATTTTGGGGTTATTTATACGATTGCAGCGTGTGTGCTAGGGGGCGGCTGGCTTATTTTGGGGCTAGCTGGATTTAGAATGAATGACGATTTAAAGTGGGCAAGGCAAATGTTTGTATTTTCACTTAATTATTTAACGATTTTGTTTGTCCTCATGGTAATCGTTCACATGTTCTAA
- a CDS encoding cytochrome (ubi)quinol oxidase subunit III has product MAEQHVVENQTLPPNPEKATLDGRNKYLGFWFFLGGETVLFASLFGTYLGLRGGTLDGPGPSELFHLNLVFIMTMILLTSSLTSVFAIINMKRGNYKKLLMWMWLTVLLGLGFLGFEIYEFYEYYHQGLGFSTSAFASSFYTLVGTHGAHVAFGICWISTLLIRYRKTGLTLTNAPKFYTAVLYWHFIDVVWVFIFTVVYLLGIGG; this is encoded by the coding sequence ATGGCTGAACAACATGTAGTAGAAAACCAAACCCTTCCTCCCAATCCGGAGAAGGCGACCCTTGATGGACGAAATAAATATCTTGGTTTCTGGTTTTTCCTAGGTGGAGAAACTGTTTTATTCGCCAGTTTGTTTGGAACCTATCTAGGATTAAGGGGCGGGACGCTAGATGGCCCTGGCCCGTCCGAATTATTCCATCTAAACCTCGTATTTATTATGACAATGATTCTACTAACAAGCAGTTTGACAAGTGTGTTCGCTATTATTAATATGAAGCGAGGCAACTACAAAAAGCTATTAATGTGGATGTGGTTAACTGTTTTACTAGGTCTTGGCTTTTTAGGATTTGAAATTTATGAGTTTTATGAGTATTATCATCAAGGGCTAGGCTTCAGTACAAGTGCGTTTGCATCATCATTTTACACACTTGTTGGTACTCACGGTGCTCACGTGGCATTCGGCATATGCTGGATTTCAACTCTATTAATTCGCTATCGAAAGACAGGCCTCACACTGACAAATGCTCCTAAATTTTATACAGCTGTTCTCTATTGGCACTTTATTGATGTTGTATGGGTGT
- a CDS encoding heme A synthase yields MHRLLKVFGILTSFGMLIVIIQGALVTQTGSGDACGAEWPLCHGRLIPENPTIETLIEYTHRLVSAILGIMVLIHSVWSWLVLKHLRETKFFAILAVLFIIFQGLLGAAAVVWGQSDAVMALHFGFSLVSFASVLLLTILAFENGKHIRALVPPVTRRVRNYYYFLVVFVYIVVYTGAYVKHTEAGIGCNGWPLCNGQFIPILEGRTGIQFGHRVAAALLFFTILAALIIVYKHYRTEKAFFLTTVISFILITLQVISGAIVVFSGLSLYATMVHAVLVSLLFGAVSYTTLLVDRSRIY; encoded by the coding sequence ATGCATCGCTTATTGAAAGTCTTTGGAATACTTACTAGTTTTGGAATGCTCATTGTCATCATTCAAGGAGCGTTAGTCACTCAGACCGGATCCGGGGATGCCTGTGGAGCAGAATGGCCGCTTTGTCATGGGCGATTAATACCCGAAAACCCAACCATTGAAACATTAATTGAATATACTCATCGACTTGTCTCAGCTATTTTAGGCATAATGGTGTTAATTCATTCAGTTTGGAGTTGGCTTGTCCTTAAACATCTTAGGGAAACAAAGTTTTTTGCTATCTTGGCTGTCCTTTTCATTATATTCCAAGGACTACTGGGAGCGGCGGCTGTCGTATGGGGCCAGTCTGATGCCGTGATGGCACTCCATTTTGGTTTTTCATTAGTATCTTTCGCAAGTGTCCTGTTATTAACAATTCTTGCTTTTGAGAACGGCAAACACATTCGGGCACTTGTTCCACCTGTCACCCGTAGAGTGAGGAATTACTATTATTTTCTAGTCGTATTTGTTTATATAGTTGTCTATACAGGAGCGTATGTTAAGCATACCGAAGCAGGTATAGGTTGTAATGGGTGGCCATTATGTAACGGTCAATTTATCCCTATTCTTGAAGGTCGAACGGGTATTCAATTTGGCCACCGAGTGGCTGCGGCGTTATTATTTTTCACTATTTTAGCAGCTCTTATTATAGTCTATAAACATTATAGAACAGAGAAAGCCTTCTTTCTCACAACGGTCATCAGCTTTATACTCATAACATTGCAAGTCATTAGTGGTGCTATCGTTGTCTTTTCAGGACTATCATTATATGCCACAATGGTTCATGCTGTTTTAGTCAGTTTACTGTTTGGGGCTGTCAGTTATACAACGCTCCTCGTTGACAGATCACGAATTTATTAA
- the ctaD gene encoding cytochrome c oxidase subunit I, whose protein sequence is MSYASAQSKNVIWDWLTTVDHKKIGIMYLAGGAFFFALGGLEAILMRIQLMFPEFTFVQAQTFNELLTMHGTTMIFLAAMPLLFGFMNFIIPLQIGARDVAFPFLNALGFWLFLFGGLLLNVSWFATGAPDAGWTAYVPLSSMSPGQGLDYYVLGLQVSGLGTLIGGINFLVTIINMRAPGMSMMRMPLFTWSSFVASMLILFAFPALTIGLLLLMLERLFGATYFAVDFGGNVIIWQHLFWIFGHPEVYILILPAFGIFSEVLATFSKKRLFGYSAMVFATLIIGFLGFMVWAHHMFTVGMGPVANAIFAVATMAIAVPTGIKIFNWLLTLWGGRIQFTTANLFALGFIPSFVMGGVTGVMLATSAANYQFHDTYFVVAHFHYVIIGGVVFGLFSGAFYWWPKMFGYRLSETLGKWFFWLFLIGFHLTFFVQHFLGLIGMPRRVASYLGGQGLDEMNFISTIGAFLMTIAFILLLVNIFISTKNRENVSDPWDGRTLEWTTPTPVPEYNFAQTPLVRELDPFWHEKYEGDGKMKAAEPLGDIHMPNGTILPIIMAAGLTVASFGFIYHIHPLTITGLAITFGAMFVRSVKEDHGHHIPVEDIKRDLEGG, encoded by the coding sequence GTGTCTTATGCAAGTGCGCAGTCTAAAAATGTAATCTGGGACTGGCTGACGACGGTTGACCATAAGAAAATCGGCATTATGTATTTAGCCGGTGGCGCATTTTTCTTTGCTCTTGGTGGATTGGAAGCCATTCTTATGCGTATACAGCTCATGTTTCCTGAGTTTACGTTTGTGCAGGCTCAGACATTTAATGAATTATTGACGATGCATGGTACTACGATGATATTTTTAGCAGCCATGCCTCTCTTATTCGGATTTATGAACTTTATTATCCCGTTACAAATTGGCGCACGGGATGTAGCATTTCCTTTTTTAAATGCGTTAGGTTTCTGGTTATTTTTATTTGGAGGGCTGCTACTGAATGTCAGTTGGTTCGCCACAGGGGCGCCTGATGCAGGATGGACAGCATATGTACCATTATCCAGTATGTCACCAGGCCAAGGCCTTGACTACTATGTATTAGGTCTTCAAGTAAGTGGGTTAGGAACATTGATCGGGGGAATCAATTTTCTTGTAACGATCATCAATATGCGTGCTCCTGGTATGAGTATGATGAGAATGCCTTTGTTTACGTGGAGCTCTTTCGTCGCTTCAATGCTAATTTTATTTGCTTTTCCTGCATTGACGATAGGCCTATTACTATTGATGCTTGAAAGGTTGTTTGGGGCAACCTATTTCGCCGTAGACTTTGGCGGCAACGTTATTATCTGGCAGCATTTATTTTGGATTTTCGGGCACCCTGAAGTTTATATTTTAATTTTACCGGCGTTCGGAATTTTTTCTGAAGTGCTTGCTACATTTTCTAAAAAAAGATTGTTCGGTTACTCAGCAATGGTCTTTGCCACATTAATTATCGGTTTTCTTGGTTTTATGGTATGGGCTCACCATATGTTTACAGTAGGAATGGGTCCAGTAGCAAATGCAATCTTTGCTGTGGCGACGATGGCTATTGCTGTACCGACGGGAATTAAAATCTTTAACTGGCTTCTGACCTTGTGGGGAGGTCGAATCCAATTTACGACAGCTAACTTATTTGCATTGGGCTTTATCCCATCCTTCGTTATGGGAGGGGTCACTGGGGTTATGCTTGCAACAAGTGCAGCGAATTATCAATTTCACGATACGTACTTTGTCGTAGCCCATTTCCATTATGTCATTATTGGTGGGGTCGTGTTTGGCTTATTTTCAGGTGCTTTCTATTGGTGGCCTAAGATGTTTGGTTATCGATTAAGTGAAACGCTTGGTAAATGGTTTTTCTGGCTATTCCTTATTGGTTTTCACTTAACGTTCTTCGTTCAGCACTTCCTAGGATTGATTGGTATGCCACGAAGAGTTGCATCATATTTAGGTGGTCAAGGGTTAGATGAAATGAACTTTATTAGTACGATAGGTGCATTCCTCATGACGATTGCGTTTATTCTCTTGTTAGTAAATATTTTCATATCAACTAAAAATCGAGAAAATGTATCTGATCCTTGGGATGGTAGAACACTTGAATGGACGACGCCTACGCCTGTTCCTGAGTATAACTTTGCTCAGACACCACTCGTACGTGAATTAGATCCTTTCTGGCATGAAAAATATGAAGGTGATGGTAAGATGAAAGCTGCAGAGCCGCTTGGTGATATACACATGCCTAATGGCACTATTTTGCCAATAATTATGGCAGCGGGCTTAACTGTTGCAAGCTTCGGTTTTATCTATCACATTCATCCATTAACAATTACAGGATTAGCTATTACATTTGGAGCTATGTTTGTTCGATCTGTTAAGGAAGATCATGGTCATCATATTCCTGTCGAAGATATTAAACGAGATTTGGAGGGAGGTTAA
- a CDS encoding YlaN family protein translates to MSIETLSGQSEKAYALLKEDADKILKLIEVQMTNLTMPQCPLYEEVLDTQMFGLSREIDFAIRLNLVNEEEGKALLDQLEKQLTSLHEASMNRK, encoded by the coding sequence ATGTCCATTGAAACCCTATCGGGCCAGAGTGAAAAAGCATATGCCCTTCTAAAAGAAGACGCAGATAAGATACTGAAACTAATAGAAGTTCAAATGACAAACTTAACGATGCCTCAGTGTCCTTTGTATGAAGAGGTATTAGATACACAAATGTTTGGATTGTCACGAGAAATCGATTTTGCCATTCGTTTGAATTTAGTAAACGAAGAAGAAGGCAAAGCGCTATTAGATCAGTTAGAAAAACAGCTGACGTCGCTCCATGAAGCGTCAATGAACAGAAAATGA
- a CDS encoding PhoH family protein has translation MTKLYILDTNVLLQDPLAIFSFEDNNVIIPAVVLEEIDSKKRYMDEIGRNAREVARLLDELRETGKLHEGVELENGGTLTVELNHRCFDQLKKHFFEMTNDNRILAVALNLAEEKKKQHMSLEVVLVSKDALLRVKADALGLKAEDFLTDRIVQFDRIYKGYEESWMEPEVMNTFFEEKQLPIDKCQVSQAFANHFYIFKDTSNGTRSALGMVDNKKDHIQLFYNRHEAVWGIKARNVQQKMALELLTRKDIPLVTLVGKAGTGKTLLSLAAGLYQTEDLQLYKKLLVARPVVPMGKDIGYLPGEKEEKLRPWMQPIYDNLEYLFNTNRKGELEQILAGMSSIQVEALTYIRGRSIPEQFIVIDEAQNLTKHEVKTILTRVGEGSKIVLMGDPKQIDHPYLDEYTNGLTYVTERLKHRPEAGHIKLEKGERSGLAHLSADLL, from the coding sequence TTGACTAAACTATATATTTTGGACACAAATGTGTTACTGCAAGACCCGTTGGCTATCTTTTCGTTTGAAGATAATAACGTTATTATTCCAGCGGTTGTACTGGAAGAGATTGATTCGAAAAAACGTTATATGGATGAAATTGGGAGAAACGCCCGTGAAGTGGCTCGGCTACTTGATGAATTAAGAGAGACTGGCAAACTTCATGAAGGAGTGGAGCTCGAAAACGGAGGAACATTAACTGTTGAATTGAATCATCGCTGTTTTGATCAATTAAAAAAACATTTCTTTGAAATGACAAATGATAATAGAATATTAGCTGTAGCGTTAAATTTAGCAGAAGAGAAAAAGAAGCAACATATGTCTTTAGAAGTAGTATTGGTTAGTAAAGATGCGTTATTAAGAGTAAAGGCTGATGCATTAGGGTTAAAGGCAGAAGATTTCTTGACTGATAGGATTGTCCAATTTGACAGAATATATAAAGGCTATGAGGAGAGTTGGATGGAACCAGAAGTTATGAATACATTTTTTGAGGAAAAACAGCTGCCTATAGATAAATGTCAGGTTTCACAAGCATTTGCCAATCATTTTTATATTTTTAAAGATACATCTAATGGTACTCGTTCGGCGTTAGGGATGGTTGACAATAAAAAGGATCATATCCAATTGTTTTATAACAGACATGAAGCTGTATGGGGAATAAAAGCAAGGAACGTTCAACAAAAAATGGCATTAGAGCTTCTTACTAGGAAAGACATTCCTCTGGTGACACTTGTAGGAAAAGCCGGAACAGGTAAGACCCTTTTATCTTTAGCGGCAGGCTTATATCAAACGGAAGATTTGCAATTGTATAAAAAACTGCTTGTAGCCAGACCAGTTGTACCAATGGGGAAAGATATCGGATATTTACCTGGTGAAAAAGAGGAAAAGCTTAGGCCTTGGATGCAACCTATTTATGATAATTTAGAGTATTTATTTAATACCAATAGAAAAGGCGAATTGGAACAAATTTTAGCAGGTATGTCTTCTATTCAAGTAGAAGCTTTAACCTATATAAGAGGAAGAAGTATTCCTGAGCAGTTTATTGTGATCGACGAGGCTCAGAATTTAACTAAGCATGAAGTTAAAACCATTTTGACGCGAGTTGGGGAAGGCAGTAAGATCGTTTTAATGGGTGATCCTAAGCAAATAGACCACCCCTATCTAGATGAGTATACTAATGGTCTTACTTACGTAACGGAGCGATTGAAGCATCGGCCTGAAGCTGGTCATATTAAGCTTGAAAAAGGTGAAAGGTCAGGGTTGGCACACTTATCAGCAGATTTATTATAA
- a CDS encoding DNA starvation/stationary phase protection protein translates to MRELVKLTNEKTVEILNRHIANWNTLFVKLHNYHWFVKGPHFFMLHEKFEELYNEAAGHIDEIAERLLTLKGTPVATMKEYLELATIKEATGEKSADDMVQTLSSDFEKMATELEQDIETIENVDDETTADMLIGIRQSVEKHNWMFRSFLEK, encoded by the coding sequence ATGAGGGAGTTGGTCAAGTTGACAAATGAAAAAACAGTTGAAATTCTTAATCGGCACATTGCAAACTGGAACACGTTGTTTGTAAAATTACACAACTATCATTGGTTTGTAAAAGGTCCACATTTTTTTATGCTTCATGAGAAGTTTGAAGAACTTTACAATGAAGCGGCTGGACACATTGATGAAATTGCAGAGCGTCTATTGACATTAAAAGGGACACCTGTAGCCACTATGAAGGAATATTTAGAATTGGCGACTATCAAAGAAGCCACGGGGGAAAAATCAGCTGATGACATGGTTCAAACGTTATCCAGTGATTTTGAGAAAATGGCTACTGAGTTAGAGCAGGATATTGAAACTATTGAGAATGTGGATGATGAAACGACTGCTGATATGCTCATCGGCATACGTCAATCTGTTGAAAAGCATAATTGGATGTTCCGTTCATTTCTTGAGAAATAA
- a CDS encoding peptidyl-prolyl cis-trans isomerase, whose protein sequence is MSSMIVSIKGAVKHTIIIDPGVWIFDERKVDLTTYFTEERLDASTALYEQLGRSWDEQRLKGARPQSNDNKLSVDKKALTKSSYGMPLGPFITNAQPSSKATKVTFSSTTTNTHFICSLEEAENGILGFSHKGHPLEETGPVHFYLNDGSNHLTPVKGIDTITIS, encoded by the coding sequence ATGTCTTCTATGATTGTTTCCATAAAAGGAGCTGTTAAACATACCATAATTATCGATCCTGGGGTATGGATTTTTGACGAACGCAAAGTTGACTTAACTACATATTTTACCGAGGAACGTCTTGATGCATCCACAGCGTTATATGAGCAATTAGGGCGCTCATGGGACGAACAGCGTTTAAAAGGAGCAAGACCACAATCGAATGACAATAAGTTGTCTGTGGATAAAAAGGCATTAACAAAAAGTTCTTACGGAATGCCACTCGGTCCTTTTATAACAAACGCGCAGCCTTCTTCTAAAGCAACTAAGGTCACATTTTCAAGTACAACGACAAACACACATTTTATCTGTTCATTGGAAGAAGCAGAAAATGGCATTTTAGGTTTTTCTCATAAAGGGCACCCATTGGAAGAAACGGGACCAGTTCACTTTTACTTGAACGACGGGTCCAATCACCTAACTCCCGTTAAAGGTATTGATACAATTACGATCTCCTAA